CCAAACCATGAAAAGTTATTAATTAGTCGTCAGAAGAACTGTACTGTTCGTCTCGGAGATATGAAAAATACTTACCCTGAAAACTCAATGGTATGGATAACTGTCGGCCAAAAATTTAAAACTAAAAAAAAGCTATATCCCGCAATGATTGATCGGGTTCTAATAAAGAAATTTTCTGAGCTCACTACTCATGATCTAGACCATCAAAACCCTGAAATTAAAACTGTAGAAGAATTACTTGCTTTCTTTGAAAAAATTTATCAAAAATCTCTTACTCTAGATGACACTGTAACTGTAATCTATTTTTCAGAAATAATTGAAGGATAAATGGAAACGGGTTAAGCTTTGTGGCACAAAACACCTGCTATATAATAGCGGGTGTTTTTTATCATATAAGCAGATAAGCAGAGAACCAAGTTATTAGGAGCAACGCGACGCTAGAACTTGCGTGAATCGCTTAGTTCCAAGCGGAGCGCGGAACCTCCTTATACAACAAAAAAACCCATAC
This genomic window from Solidesulfovibrio sp. contains:
- a CDS encoding ASCH domain-containing protein, translating into MFVLNFQSPNHEKLLISRQKNCTVRLGDMKNTYPENSMVWITVGQKFKTKKKLYPAMIDRVLIKKFSELTTHDLDHQNPEIKTVEELLAFFEKIYQKSLTLDDTVTVIYFSEIIEG